The following proteins are encoded in a genomic region of Pungitius pungitius chromosome 19, fPunPun2.1, whole genome shotgun sequence:
- the LOC119199023 gene encoding CBY1-interacting BAR domain-containing protein 2-like: protein MNSLLSGDVQVKSMEQTVKYAEQHLGEICSLMASYTRKTAKLRDKADLLVAQVFDFSSREGTGVQIGLKNIAEDLAMVQDYRQAQVERLETQVVAPLKAYGDIVKNKRADLKKHSVDVKKELKELQKLERIQLRNPADRQSISQAEVNAQKASTNAQRSIRQLEETIEDFQRQKLEDVKRIFTDFITLEMVFHAKALEIYTHMYHNLEAINTQRVLECLFCSTLQCQRGMKEEEEEEEVEEKEEKDFSRSVTAEGHLISSPSYTARRDQLRRW from the exons ATGAACAGCCTCTTGTCCGG GGATGTCCAGGTGAAGAGCATGGAGCAGACAGTGAAGTATGCTGAGCAGCACCTGGGTGAGATCTGCTCCCTGATGGCCTCCTACACCAGGAAAACAGCCAAGCTCAGAGACAAGGCAGATCTGCTGGTGGCTCAGGTCTTTGACTTCTCCAGCAGAGAGGGCACTGGGGTCCAGATTGGCCTGAAAAACATAGCTGAAGACCTGGCAATGGTTCAGGACTACAGGCAGGCTCAG GTGGAAAGGCTGGAGACGCAAGTTGTTGCCCCCTTAAAAGCCTATGGAGacattgttaaaaacaaaagg GCAGATCTAAAGAAGCACAGCGTTGATGTGAAAAAAGAGCTGAAGGAGTTGCAGAAATTGGAAAGAATTCAACTGAGGAACCCTGCAGATCGACAGAGCATT TCTCAG GCAGAAGTAAATGCTCAGAAGGCTTCCACCAATGCCCAGCGCAGTATCAGACAGCTGGAGGAGACCATCGAAGACTTCCAGAGACAGAAACTGGAGGATGTCAAA aGGATTTTCACAGACTTCATTACATTGGAGATGGTCTTCCATGCTAAAGCGCTGGAGATCTATACACATATGTACCACAACCTGGAGGCAATTAACACTCAAAGGGTTCTGGAG tgtttgttttgcagtaCCTTACAATGCCAGAGAGGcatgaaagaagaggaggaggaggaggaagtggaggaaaaagaagagaaagatttTTCTAGATCAGTGACAGCAGAAGGTCATCTCATCAGCAGCCCGTCCTATACGGCTCGACGTGACCAGTTGCGCAGATGGTAA